A part of Leishmania panamensis strain MHOM/PA/94/PSC-1 chromosome 34 sequence genomic DNA contains:
- a CDS encoding hypothetical protein (TriTrypDB/GeneDB-style sysID: LpmP.34.4300) yields the protein MADTEVVGDAGACASYRDEALFPYCFYARLLQTQGAASSVPPATLSGSPHTSVLLQAQKLRVDEDDVAIRLAGRLRERTARAHGSLQGLCSVPPGNLVAPFCDPTVEEQQAQLHSELTAFLLEVRRKNLASVQLRHQLQHSRAVQARLHDNGRLF from the coding sequence CGGACACGGAGGTAGTAGGGGACGctggcgcctgcgcctcctaCCGTGATGAAGCACTCTTTCCCTACTGCTTCTATGCGCGTCTCCTTCAGACGCAGGGTGCAGCCTCCAGTGTGCCGCCTGCTACCCTGTCTGGCAGCCCGCATACTTCAGTTCTCCTGCAGGCGCAGAAGCTACgggtggacgaggacgatgTAGCGATACGCCTTGCTGGGCGACTGCGTGAGCGGActgcacgtgcacacggAAGCCTTCAGGGACTATGCAGTGTCCCGCCGGGAAACCTTGTCGCACCCTTCTGTGACCCCACGgtagaagagcagcaggcgcagctgcactccGAGTTGACTGCGTTTTTGTTGGAGGTGCGTCGTAAGAACCTCgcgtcggtgcagctgcgccatcagctgcagcacagtcGCGCTGTACAGGCGCGCCTCCACGACAATGGACGCTTGTTCTGA
- a CDS encoding hypothetical protein (TriTrypDB/GeneDB-style sysID: LpmP.34.4310), which yields MYHGVCTPPQQPSMTSIVYVQTTQPSPVAYYAAEPIIDQQSIQALQQHQVSLVYPGTAAPQPIHAPHQPTIIPETYASEATPFYAYQPTLKEARCNTGSLVCLVPTVAASSSPQLSMLMQSLSSNSPSFHSDLSLRTQETRAAPQMMQQMLTTEYVQPAMEAHGSLSQSVIDPSTKSPLLSSSEVCRHYINGRCNRRKCRFLHPDLRSPIMTSHVMYIAPDAASIISNQSVPQVSPLTPYPSLSTPSLSAFHVPALTSWETCPL from the coding sequence ATGTATCACGGTGTCTGTacgcctccacagcagccCAGCATGACGTCCATTGTGTATGTGCAAACCACTCAGCCAAGCCCGGTGGCCTACTACGCTGCAGAGCCGATCATTGATCAACAATCTATacaagcgctgcagcaacaccaAGTCTCGCTTGTGTACcccggcaccgcagcaccgcagcccaTCCACGCGCCACATCAGCCCACAATCATTCCTGAGACCTACGCTTCCGAAGCGACTCCTTTCTACGCTTACCAGCCGACGCTAAAGGAAGCGAGATGCAACACTGGCAGCTTAGTCTGCCTCGTTcccaccgtcgccgccagtAGCTCGCCGCAGCTGTCCATGCTGATGCAGTCGCTCAGCTCCAACTCCCCCAGCTTCCACAGCGACCTCTCTTTGCGCACTCAGGAAACGCGCGCCGCCCCACAAATGATGCAGCAGATGCTGACAACAGAGTATGTGCAGCCCGCAATGGAGGCGCACGGGTCTCTGTCGCAGTCCGTTATCGACCCTTCCACCAAGTCACCTTTGCTAAGCTCTTCTGAGGTGTGCCGTCACTACATCAACGGTCGCTGCAACCGCCGCAAGTGCCGTTTTCTCCATCCTGACCTGCGTAGCCCAATTATGACGTCCCACGTGATGTATATTGCCCCTGACGCAGCATCAATCATTAGCAATCAGTCGGTTCCCCAAGTGTCGCCGTTGACGCCATACCCCAGTCTTTCAACGCCTTCGCTGAGCGCTTTCCATGTTCCCGCGCTCACTTCATGGGAAACCTGTCCGCTCTGA
- a CDS encoding sm-f snRNP core complex protein, putative (TriTrypDB/GeneDB-style sysID: LpmP.34.4320) encodes MEANVPGAFLHSLVGKKVLVKSKWGPVYEGNLVSCDTFMNLQLRDAVEHAKQDTELGEMLLRNNNILYIREATTTSC; translated from the coding sequence ATGGAGGCGAATGTCCCTGGAGCATTTCTGCACAGCCTTGTTGGCAAAAAGGTGCTTGTGAAGAGCAAGTGGGGCCCGGTGTACGAGGGGAATCTTGTAAGCTGTGACACATTTATGAACCTGCAGCTCCGTGATGCAGTAGAGCACGCAAAACAAGACACGGAGCTGGGTGAGATGCTATtgcgcaacaacaacatcCTGTACATCCGTGAGGCGACCACTACGTCTTGTTAG